From Catharus ustulatus isolate bCatUst1 chromosome 17, bCatUst1.pri.v2, whole genome shotgun sequence, the proteins below share one genomic window:
- the SAMD10 gene encoding sterile alpha motif domain-containing protein 10 isoform X4, whose amino-acid sequence MSCGRPKDMEAAAAASAHFSFCRSLLEHTVSAENLSYRLQRNPGSSLTWHDGRSQRPDGGHTVKLLRQPGTEGSQVRGCDHYGIYHTSPTLGSLVKPVVLWTQQDVCKWLKKHCPHNYLIYVEAFSHHAITGRALLRLNGEKLQRMGIALETQRQEVLQQVLQLQVREEVRNLQLLSQDCTNTVNRAPLGWAVHRRYET is encoded by the exons ATGAGCTGCGGCCGGCCCAAGGACATGGAAG ccgccgctgccgcctcTGCTCACTTCAGCTTCTGCCGCAGCCTCCTGGAGCACACGGTGTCAGCCGAAAACCTCAGCTACCGCCTGCAGCGCAACCCGGGCAGCAGCCTGACCTGGCACGACGGCCGCAGCCAGCGCCCCGACGGCGGCCACACCGTCAAACTCCTGCGGCAGCCGGGCACCGAGGGCTCCCAG GTCCGTGGCTGTGACCACTATGGCATCTACCACACCAGCCCCACACTGGGCAGCCTGGTCAAGCCAGTGGTGCTGTGGACGCAGCAGGATGTGTGCAAATGGCTGAAGAAGCACTGCCCACACAACTATCTCATCTACGTCGAGGCGTTCTCCCACCACGCCATCACAG GCCGGGCGCTGCTGCGGCTGAACGGGGAGAAGCTGCAGCGCATGGGGATCGCGCTGGAGACGCAGCgccaggaggtgctgcagcaggtcctgcagctccaggtgcgCGAGGAGGTCCGgaacctgcagctgctcagccaaG ATTGCACCAACACTGTGAACCGAGCTCcgctgggatgggctgtgcaCCGCCGATACGAGACCTGA
- the SAMD10 gene encoding sterile alpha motif domain-containing protein 10 isoform X3, producing MSCGRPKDMEAAAAASAHFSFCRSLLEHTVSAENLSYRLQRNPGSSLTWHDGRSQRPDGGHTVKLLRQPGTEGSQVRGCDHYGIYHTSPTLGSLVKPVVLWTQQDVCKWLKKHCPHNYLIYVEAFSHHAITGRALLRLNGEKLQRMGIALETQRQEVLQQVLQLQVREEVRNLQLLSQGSANRAAPSFFWKCLLADPSVWQIAPTL from the exons ATGAGCTGCGGCCGGCCCAAGGACATGGAAG ccgccgctgccgcctcTGCTCACTTCAGCTTCTGCCGCAGCCTCCTGGAGCACACGGTGTCAGCCGAAAACCTCAGCTACCGCCTGCAGCGCAACCCGGGCAGCAGCCTGACCTGGCACGACGGCCGCAGCCAGCGCCCCGACGGCGGCCACACCGTCAAACTCCTGCGGCAGCCGGGCACCGAGGGCTCCCAG GTCCGTGGCTGTGACCACTATGGCATCTACCACACCAGCCCCACACTGGGCAGCCTGGTCAAGCCAGTGGTGCTGTGGACGCAGCAGGATGTGTGCAAATGGCTGAAGAAGCACTGCCCACACAACTATCTCATCTACGTCGAGGCGTTCTCCCACCACGCCATCACAG GCCGGGCGCTGCTGCGGCTGAACGGGGAGAAGCTGCAGCGCATGGGGATCGCGCTGGAGACGCAGCgccaggaggtgctgcagcaggtcctgcagctccaggtgcgCGAGGAGGTCCGgaacctgcagctgctcagccaaGGTAGTGCCAACAGGGCAGCTCCAAG CTTCTTTTGGAAATGTCTCCTAGCTGATCCGTCTGTTTGGCAGATTGCACCAACACTGTGA
- the SAMD10 gene encoding sterile alpha motif domain-containing protein 10 isoform X2 — MQQGRPSLCCVSTIRSSQGPPEPAAAAASAHFSFCRSLLEHTVSAENLSYRLQRNPGSSLTWHDGRSQRPDGGHTVKLLRQPGTEGSQVRGCDHYGIYHTSPTLGSLVKPVVLWTQQDVCKWLKKHCPHNYLIYVEAFSHHAITGRALLRLNGEKLQRMGIALETQRQEVLQQVLQLQVREEVRNLQLLSQDCTNTVNRAPLGWAVHRRYET; from the exons ATGCAGCAGGGCCGGCCATCCCTCTGCTGCGTCTCCACCATCCGCAGCTCGCAGGGACCACCCGAGCCAG ccgccgctgccgcctcTGCTCACTTCAGCTTCTGCCGCAGCCTCCTGGAGCACACGGTGTCAGCCGAAAACCTCAGCTACCGCCTGCAGCGCAACCCGGGCAGCAGCCTGACCTGGCACGACGGCCGCAGCCAGCGCCCCGACGGCGGCCACACCGTCAAACTCCTGCGGCAGCCGGGCACCGAGGGCTCCCAG GTCCGTGGCTGTGACCACTATGGCATCTACCACACCAGCCCCACACTGGGCAGCCTGGTCAAGCCAGTGGTGCTGTGGACGCAGCAGGATGTGTGCAAATGGCTGAAGAAGCACTGCCCACACAACTATCTCATCTACGTCGAGGCGTTCTCCCACCACGCCATCACAG GCCGGGCGCTGCTGCGGCTGAACGGGGAGAAGCTGCAGCGCATGGGGATCGCGCTGGAGACGCAGCgccaggaggtgctgcagcaggtcctgcagctccaggtgcgCGAGGAGGTCCGgaacctgcagctgctcagccaaG ATTGCACCAACACTGTGAACCGAGCTCcgctgggatgggctgtgcaCCGCCGATACGAGACCTGA
- the SAMD10 gene encoding sterile alpha motif domain-containing protein 10 isoform X1, giving the protein MQQGRPSLCCVSTIRSSQGPPEPAAAAASAHFSFCRSLLEHTVSAENLSYRLQRNPGSSLTWHDGRSQRPDGGHTVKLLRQPGTEGSQVRGCDHYGIYHTSPTLGSLVKPVVLWTQQDVCKWLKKHCPHNYLIYVEAFSHHAITGRALLRLNGEKLQRMGIALETQRQEVLQQVLQLQVREEVRNLQLLSQGSANRAAPSFFWKCLLADPSVWQIAPTL; this is encoded by the exons ATGCAGCAGGGCCGGCCATCCCTCTGCTGCGTCTCCACCATCCGCAGCTCGCAGGGACCACCCGAGCCAG ccgccgctgccgcctcTGCTCACTTCAGCTTCTGCCGCAGCCTCCTGGAGCACACGGTGTCAGCCGAAAACCTCAGCTACCGCCTGCAGCGCAACCCGGGCAGCAGCCTGACCTGGCACGACGGCCGCAGCCAGCGCCCCGACGGCGGCCACACCGTCAAACTCCTGCGGCAGCCGGGCACCGAGGGCTCCCAG GTCCGTGGCTGTGACCACTATGGCATCTACCACACCAGCCCCACACTGGGCAGCCTGGTCAAGCCAGTGGTGCTGTGGACGCAGCAGGATGTGTGCAAATGGCTGAAGAAGCACTGCCCACACAACTATCTCATCTACGTCGAGGCGTTCTCCCACCACGCCATCACAG GCCGGGCGCTGCTGCGGCTGAACGGGGAGAAGCTGCAGCGCATGGGGATCGCGCTGGAGACGCAGCgccaggaggtgctgcagcaggtcctgcagctccaggtgcgCGAGGAGGTCCGgaacctgcagctgctcagccaaGGTAGTGCCAACAGGGCAGCTCCAAG CTTCTTTTGGAAATGTCTCCTAGCTGATCCGTCTGTTTGGCAGATTGCACCAACACTGTGA
- the SAMD10 gene encoding sterile alpha motif domain-containing protein 10 isoform X5 → MQQGRPSLCCVSTIRSSQGPPEPAAAAASAHFSFCRSLLEHTVSAENLSYRLQRNPGSSLTWHDGRSQRPDGGHTVKLLRQPGTEGSQVRGCDHYGIYHTSPTLGSLVKPVVLWTQQDVCKWLKKHCPHNYLIYVEAFSHHAITGRALLRLNGEKLQRMGIALETQRQEVLQQVLQLQVREEVRNLQLLSQASFGNVS, encoded by the exons ATGCAGCAGGGCCGGCCATCCCTCTGCTGCGTCTCCACCATCCGCAGCTCGCAGGGACCACCCGAGCCAG ccgccgctgccgcctcTGCTCACTTCAGCTTCTGCCGCAGCCTCCTGGAGCACACGGTGTCAGCCGAAAACCTCAGCTACCGCCTGCAGCGCAACCCGGGCAGCAGCCTGACCTGGCACGACGGCCGCAGCCAGCGCCCCGACGGCGGCCACACCGTCAAACTCCTGCGGCAGCCGGGCACCGAGGGCTCCCAG GTCCGTGGCTGTGACCACTATGGCATCTACCACACCAGCCCCACACTGGGCAGCCTGGTCAAGCCAGTGGTGCTGTGGACGCAGCAGGATGTGTGCAAATGGCTGAAGAAGCACTGCCCACACAACTATCTCATCTACGTCGAGGCGTTCTCCCACCACGCCATCACAG GCCGGGCGCTGCTGCGGCTGAACGGGGAGAAGCTGCAGCGCATGGGGATCGCGCTGGAGACGCAGCgccaggaggtgctgcagcaggtcctgcagctccaggtgcgCGAGGAGGTCCGgaacctgcagctgctcagccaaG CTTCTTTTGGAAATGTCTCCTAG